The following proteins are co-located in the Heliorestis convoluta genome:
- a CDS encoding CopG family ribbon-helix-helix protein codes for MPDLKRIQVTLPETLLTELDRVLMAEKMNRSQLIREAVNLYMIEHKRKVLRDQMRRGYIEMARINLELALEGFTAEVDVERLFEARLAR; via the coding sequence GTGCCCGATTTAAAACGCATTCAGGTTACCTTGCCGGAAACGTTGTTGACAGAACTTGATCGAGTATTGATGGCCGAAAAGATGAACCGCAGTCAACTGATTCGGGAAGCTGTTAACCTGTATATGATTGAGCACAAACGAAAGGTGTTACGTGACCAGATGCGTCGTGGATATATCGAAATGGCCCGAATCAATTTGGAGTTAGCCTTAGAAGGGTTTACAGCTGAGGTTGACGTCGAGCGATTGTTTGAGGCTAGGCTGGCTAGGTAA
- the alr gene encoding alanine racemase — protein MEETAQKGYIENRPAWAEINVSAFAHNIKSLKKFTSSGTQFFAVLKANGYGHGAVQLAKIASQEGVDGIVVALLDEAIALRRAGVKVPILILGYTTPAQLPILAEEKLTQTIFTRKAAEELSVAAVASGKKVKVHLKVDTGMSRVGFTALQGLSDLLAVARLPGLEIEGVFSHFATADEEDKSFAYYQLESFNILLRQLEKEGLQVPLCHMANSAALLEIPDSHYNAVRAGLAIYGHYPSPASATKIDLQPLMTVKAKIVQVKKVAAQSPISYGCTYRCPRATRVATVPLGYADGVPRVLSGKIKAYGKGSMICQVGRICMDQMVFDIADAPLEEGDEIILLGQGSEPKALPELTMEKWAQLSGTISYEIMTGISNRVPRIYR, from the coding sequence ATGGAGGAGACAGCACAGAAAGGGTATATAGAAAATAGACCTGCCTGGGCAGAAATAAATGTAAGCGCTTTTGCACATAATATAAAATCCTTAAAAAAATTTACCAGTTCTGGAACGCAGTTTTTCGCTGTCTTAAAAGCCAATGGCTACGGTCACGGTGCTGTTCAACTTGCCAAAATCGCTTCTCAAGAAGGTGTCGATGGCATTGTGGTAGCTCTTCTAGATGAAGCAATTGCATTACGAAGAGCCGGTGTAAAGGTGCCAATACTTATCTTAGGATATACCACGCCTGCGCAACTCCCTATCCTTGCTGAAGAAAAGCTAACGCAGACCATATTTACTCGAAAAGCAGCAGAAGAGCTTTCAGTAGCCGCTGTTGCCAGCGGAAAAAAAGTCAAAGTACATCTCAAAGTAGACACAGGCATGAGCCGTGTCGGCTTTACAGCACTTCAAGGTCTCTCAGATCTTCTCGCTGTAGCCAGACTTCCTGGACTTGAGATTGAAGGAGTTTTTAGTCACTTTGCCACAGCTGACGAAGAAGACAAAAGCTTTGCCTATTATCAACTAGAGTCTTTTAATATCTTATTGCGGCAACTGGAAAAAGAAGGGCTGCAAGTGCCACTGTGTCATATGGCTAACTCGGCAGCGCTTCTTGAAATACCAGACTCCCACTACAATGCAGTACGAGCGGGCTTGGCCATCTATGGACATTACCCTTCTCCTGCAAGCGCGACCAAAATAGACTTACAGCCTTTAATGACAGTAAAAGCAAAGATTGTCCAAGTCAAAAAAGTAGCCGCTCAAAGTCCCATTAGTTATGGTTGCACCTATCGTTGTCCACGAGCAACCCGTGTTGCAACGGTTCCACTCGGTTACGCCGATGGTGTACCAAGGGTTCTCTCTGGAAAAATAAAAGCGTATGGAAAAGGAAGCATGATTTGCCAGGTAGGACGAATATGTATGGATCAGATGGTTTTTGACATTGCCGATGCCCCGCTTGAAGAAGGTGATGAAATCATTCTCCTAGGTCAAGGTTCGGAACCAAAAGCTTTGCCTGAACTTACAATGGAGAAATGGGCGCAATTGTCTGGTACGATTTCTTATGAGATCATGACTGGGATTTCTAACAGAGTGCCCCGTATCTATCGCTGA
- a CDS encoding CBS domain-containing protein produces the protein MSPQTIKASQIMTREVYSVYGDSPINEVAKLLTEKKISGVPVISSKGEVIGIVSEGDLLYKDREVKYPSYIALLGGLVYLESPKRFEEEFRKMIALRAEEIMTQDVITVEEDTLVTDMAAIMTEQRINRLPVVRQGKLVGIVTRADIIKALSEESL, from the coding sequence GTGAGTCCCCAAACAATAAAAGCGTCTCAAATCATGACGCGTGAAGTGTATTCTGTCTACGGAGATAGCCCCATTAACGAAGTAGCCAAATTGCTCACAGAAAAGAAAATCAGTGGTGTCCCTGTTATCTCGAGTAAAGGAGAAGTCATCGGCATTGTATCGGAAGGCGATCTGCTCTATAAAGATCGAGAAGTAAAATATCCTTCCTATATTGCTTTGCTAGGTGGCCTTGTCTATTTAGAAAGTCCAAAGCGATTTGAAGAAGAATTTCGCAAAATGATTGCATTACGTGCCGAAGAGATCATGACCCAAGATGTCATTACTGTAGAAGAAGATACCTTAGTCACCGATATGGCAGCCATTATGACAGAACAACGGATTAATCGACTTCCTGTGGTTCGTCAAGGTAAGCTTGTTGGCATTGTGACCCGGGCGGACATCATCAAAGCACTATCAGAAGAATCCTTATAA
- a CDS encoding NAD(P)H-hydrate dehydratase, which yields MRVVTAAEMNRMDQRATEEYGIPSLLLMENAGIEVAKQVTKLLGGTCEGKSILILCGKGSNGGDGFVVARHLLNKGADVKLFLLAPERDVRGDALTNLTIYKRMGGKIYALMDQKDLNALRMGLLSTHLVVDAIYGTGFSGTVPKLITRAIEMLNELALPTLAVDVPSGLEVNTGKISNICLKATMTVTFGLPKLGLLLEPGASVAGKLVVVDISIPRDLLDNPLLTRRLLTSKVCKSWLRQRDPEAHKGNFGHLLIMGGSNGMAGAITLTVQGALRSGTGKTTVAVPEGIASYVIPQVSEAMSLSLSAPQGRLEASALEGKSFDSFTSFVVGPGLGRYGEAALFLQEFLEKTKGPVVIDADALMALEGNIESLAAAQGPLVLTPHPGEMARLTGLTIEEIQQNRLQVVTHFAKDWGVTIALKGARTLIATAEGELFINPTGNPGMATAGSGDVLAGVLGSLLAQGYSPAQGAALAVYVHGLAGDIAVELYGHKAMKAGDIVASLPAAWKRIEED from the coding sequence ATGCGAGTAGTAACAGCTGCTGAAATGAACCGCATGGACCAAAGAGCCACAGAAGAGTATGGGATTCCTTCTCTATTGCTTATGGAGAATGCAGGTATAGAAGTTGCGAAGCAAGTTACCAAGCTCTTAGGAGGTACCTGTGAAGGTAAAAGTATCTTAATCCTCTGTGGAAAAGGAAGCAATGGAGGGGATGGCTTCGTTGTAGCGCGCCATCTTCTAAACAAAGGCGCCGACGTGAAGCTGTTCCTACTAGCCCCCGAAAGAGATGTACGAGGCGATGCTCTCACCAACCTAACCATTTACAAACGAATGGGCGGGAAAATCTACGCCTTAATGGATCAGAAAGATCTCAATGCGTTGCGAATGGGCTTGTTATCAACCCATCTTGTCGTAGATGCAATTTATGGCACAGGCTTTTCCGGTACTGTTCCAAAACTAATTACACGAGCCATAGAGATGCTCAATGAGCTGGCTTTGCCAACCCTTGCTGTCGATGTACCCTCTGGTCTTGAAGTCAATACAGGAAAAATTAGCAATATCTGCTTGAAAGCAACTATGACCGTCACATTTGGCCTGCCCAAGCTGGGGCTGCTCTTAGAGCCTGGTGCATCTGTTGCAGGAAAACTTGTTGTGGTCGATATATCTATCCCAAGAGATTTGCTAGACAATCCTTTGCTTACTCGAAGGTTATTGACCTCAAAAGTTTGCAAAAGCTGGTTACGTCAGAGAGACCCTGAAGCGCATAAAGGAAATTTTGGCCATCTTTTGATCATGGGGGGCAGCAATGGCATGGCTGGGGCCATCACCTTAACAGTACAAGGTGCTTTGCGTTCCGGTACAGGAAAAACGACCGTTGCTGTGCCAGAGGGCATTGCCTCCTACGTCATTCCCCAGGTTTCTGAAGCCATGAGCTTGTCTTTATCGGCTCCCCAAGGTCGATTGGAAGCTTCGGCTTTGGAGGGCAAATCTTTTGATTCTTTTACCAGTTTTGTAGTAGGACCTGGTCTGGGTCGTTATGGCGAAGCTGCCCTCTTTCTACAAGAATTTCTCGAAAAAACAAAGGGACCTGTCGTTATCGATGCCGATGCACTCATGGCTCTCGAAGGTAACATAGAAAGTCTGGCGGCAGCCCAGGGGCCTCTCGTACTTACACCACATCCGGGCGAGATGGCTCGACTTACAGGCTTAACGATAGAAGAAATACAACAGAACCGTCTTCAAGTCGTCACCCATTTTGCAAAGGACTGGGGCGTAACCATCGCTTTAAAAGGTGCTCGAACTTTAATTGCGACTGCTGAAGGTGAACTATTTATCAACCCCACAGGCAACCCTGGCATGGCGACGGCAGGCAGTGGTGATGTGCTGGCAGGCGTTCTAGGCAGCCTGTTAGCACAGGGCTACAGCCCAGCACAAGGCGCTGCACTGGCTGTATATGTCCATGGTTTGGCTGGTGATATTGCTGTAGAATTGTATGGACATAAGGCCATGAAAGCAGGCGATATTGTCGCATCTTTGCCAGCAGCCTGGAAAAGAATCGAAGAAGATTGA
- the acpS gene encoding holo-ACP synthase, whose protein sequence is MKKVNFSILAEAPLHIGCDIVEIKRIQKAAERHSRFLSRIFTDAERAECHQKTDPWPSFAARFAAKEAVIKAMPGDFIPAFDEIEVIRPHQKGKPQVHFRGKTKEYIDSIGWKGWSVSLSHERSHAMAVVLCWHDDPKRSESCE, encoded by the coding sequence ATGAAAAAGGTTAACTTTTCCATTCTTGCAGAGGCACCCCTGCATATTGGTTGTGATATTGTAGAGATCAAGCGCATTCAAAAAGCAGCGGAGCGACATTCTCGCTTTTTATCAAGAATTTTTACAGATGCAGAGAGAGCAGAATGTCATCAAAAAACAGATCCATGGCCCTCTTTCGCAGCACGCTTTGCTGCCAAAGAAGCGGTCATCAAAGCGATGCCTGGTGACTTCATTCCTGCTTTTGATGAAATTGAAGTCATTCGCCCTCACCAAAAAGGGAAACCTCAAGTTCATTTTCGTGGAAAAACGAAAGAGTATATCGATTCTATAGGCTGGAAAGGTTGGTCTGTCAGTTTGTCTCATGAAAGAAGTCATGCTATGGCCGTTGTTTTGTGCTGGCATGACGATCCAAAGAGGTCAGAATCATGCGAGTAG
- a CDS encoding chemotaxis protein CheW, with protein MSQSNSETTEIQLVVFKLGSEEYGVPITQVQEINRLMTPTKIPQAPPFVEGIINLRGKIIPVIDLKKRFGLTLADHTANTRIIVINIGENTVGVIVDAVTEVLRLSTAALEPPPPMISSISVDYLKGVGKVGERLLILLDLDKILSDKEKEQLSASEACAGNTNKA; from the coding sequence ATGAGTCAAAGTAATAGTGAAACGACAGAAATACAACTCGTTGTCTTTAAGCTAGGCTCTGAGGAATATGGCGTTCCCATCACGCAGGTCCAAGAGATCAATCGACTGATGACGCCAACGAAAATACCACAAGCACCGCCCTTCGTAGAAGGTATTATCAATTTACGGGGAAAAATTATTCCGGTTATAGACTTGAAGAAGCGCTTTGGCTTAACCCTTGCCGATCATACGGCCAATACACGCATTATCGTGATTAACATTGGCGAGAACACCGTCGGCGTGATCGTAGATGCTGTTACAGAAGTTCTGCGCCTCTCTACAGCAGCCTTAGAGCCACCTCCACCGATGATTAGCTCCATTTCTGTTGACTACCTCAAAGGCGTAGGGAAGGTAGGCGAGCGTTTGCTCATATTGCTCGATCTCGATAAAATTTTATCAGACAAAGAAAAGGAACAATTATCGGCTTCAGAAGCATGTGCAGGGAATACGAACAAAGCCTAG
- a CDS encoding ATP-binding protein, with protein sequence MIARKELYFASSRFNVEKIVNEVIEDIKDLPWDKGDLDFIKLAMIEALVNAVVHGNKECLNKKVRLAYEVKEEALHLEISDEGKGFSPKEVGELDLLSESGRGILLINASMDEVSYNEKGTTIYMTKYIPQKVTLPSYDKKALYEQNPLSTSERRKS encoded by the coding sequence ATGATAGCAAGAAAAGAGCTTTATTTTGCCAGCAGTCGGTTTAATGTTGAAAAAATTGTCAACGAGGTTATCGAAGATATCAAAGATCTTCCTTGGGATAAGGGCGACCTAGACTTCATTAAGCTAGCTATGATCGAAGCATTGGTAAACGCCGTCGTTCATGGGAATAAAGAATGTTTGAATAAAAAAGTAAGACTGGCTTATGAAGTGAAAGAAGAGGCTTTACACCTAGAGATTTCTGACGAAGGCAAAGGTTTTTCTCCCAAAGAAGTGGGAGAACTGGATTTATTGAGTGAATCAGGTCGAGGTATTTTGCTTATCAATGCATCGATGGACGAAGTTTCCTATAACGAAAAAGGGACTACGATTTACATGACTAAGTATATACCACAAAAAGTTACTTTGCCATCCTATGACAAAAAAGCTCTATACGAGCAGAATCCGCTTTCCACTTCTGAGAGGAGGAAATCATAA
- a CDS encoding cation transporter, translating into MLELTLHVEGMSCGHCKAAVEGALQKVEGVKEVAVFLEEGTVTIRFDAEKTAPEVLIELIEEEGYEVLD; encoded by the coding sequence ATGTTAGAATTAACGCTTCATGTAGAAGGTATGTCTTGTGGTCATTGTAAAGCTGCCGTAGAAGGCGCTCTTCAAAAGGTTGAAGGTGTTAAAGAGGTTGCTGTTTTTTTGGAAGAAGGTACCGTGACCATCCGCTTTGATGCTGAAAAGACCGCACCCGAAGTACTGATTGAGTTGATTGAAGAGGAAGGATACGAAGTACTTGATTAA
- the rpsF gene encoding 30S ribosomal protein S6, giving the protein MRNYEAMILVRPNLEEEAFQAVVDKFTNLIAQEGGEIVKVDKWGKRRLQYEINKLKEAFYVLVYFKGEPAVAQELERVMKISDDIVRFLVIRMEEKNAK; this is encoded by the coding sequence TTGCGGAATTACGAAGCGATGATTTTAGTTCGCCCCAATCTTGAAGAAGAAGCTTTTCAAGCTGTAGTGGACAAGTTTACGAACCTCATTGCCCAAGAGGGTGGCGAGATCGTCAAAGTTGACAAGTGGGGCAAGCGCAGGCTTCAGTATGAGATTAACAAGCTCAAAGAAGCCTTCTATGTTCTCGTCTACTTCAAAGGAGAACCTGCTGTGGCGCAAGAATTAGAGCGTGTTATGAAGATTTCTGATGACATCGTTCGTTTCTTGGTCATTCGTATGGAAGAAAAGAACGCGAAGTAG
- the rpsR gene encoding 30S ribosomal protein S18, with product MQDRSEKPERRGGRRGRRPRRRICFFCVDKIDAVDYKEVGKLRKYITERGKILPRRVSGCCAKHQRQLTQAIKRSRHVALLPFTTNE from the coding sequence ATGCAAGATCGAAGTGAAAAGCCAGAGCGCAGAGGCGGTCGTAGAGGCCGTCGTCCTCGCCGCCGCATTTGCTTCTTCTGTGTCGATAAAATCGACGCTGTTGATTACAAAGAAGTGGGCAAGCTGCGTAAGTATATTACGGAGCGAGGTAAAATTTTACCTCGTCGTGTTTCCGGTTGCTGCGCCAAGCATCAACGCCAGTTAACACAAGCGATTAAGCGTTCCCGCCACGTTGCTTTGTTACCTTTTACGACGAACGAGTAA
- a CDS encoding YgaP-like transmembrane domain produces the protein MQLQFKPNVGQIDRLIRLFLGAQLLLLAFLFPVSAPITQTLIASLGLWQMIQGLLGYCFVYDLLGYSSLKAALK, from the coding sequence ATGCAATTGCAGTTTAAACCCAATGTGGGTCAAATCGATCGCTTGATTCGCCTTTTTCTGGGTGCTCAGTTGTTGCTGTTAGCCTTCCTCTTCCCTGTGTCTGCTCCAATCACGCAAACTCTGATTGCATCGCTTGGACTCTGGCAAATGATCCAAGGCCTTTTAGGCTACTGCTTTGTCTATGATCTTCTGGGTTATTCTAGCCTAAAAGCAGCCTTGAAGTAA
- a CDS encoding ABC transporter ATP-binding protein: protein MSIVVKNVVKKFPGGTEVLKDLSFQLEEEEMTALLGPSGSGKTTLLRIIAGLEQPCAGEIHIMGKRVDLLPPQQRGIGFVFQNYALFQHMTVYDNIAFGLKIKKKDKDTIHEKVFMFLEKMALQGLENRYPHQLSGGQQQRVALARALASEPKLLLLDEPFAAVDAKLRKELRQWIVKLHEELKLTSIFVTHDQQEALEVADRVAVFNLGKLEQLGTPREIYHRPATPFVASFVGDVNYYRTKVKNGNADLGALQIRAYRLIEGSDVEVVIRPEDVRIEPYHEKADVKAQVRQTTFLGDFFKVEMVIADQQSIIATVPKEQGWVIQPQDWVSVKIISSKLFTKERTPALTLLQKRKDIEDLGQAAQA from the coding sequence ATGAGTATTGTAGTCAAAAACGTAGTCAAAAAATTTCCAGGTGGAACGGAAGTCCTCAAAGACCTATCTTTTCAACTGGAAGAAGAAGAAATGACAGCTTTATTAGGTCCTAGCGGCAGTGGAAAAACGACCTTATTGCGAATTATTGCAGGACTAGAACAACCCTGTGCAGGAGAGATTCATATCATGGGGAAGCGAGTCGATCTCTTGCCACCGCAGCAACGAGGCATTGGCTTTGTCTTTCAGAACTATGCTCTTTTTCAACACATGACAGTCTATGATAACATTGCTTTTGGCCTCAAGATTAAGAAAAAAGATAAAGATACCATTCACGAAAAGGTCTTTATGTTTTTAGAGAAAATGGCTCTACAAGGCTTAGAGAATCGTTATCCCCATCAATTGTCAGGGGGACAACAACAACGAGTCGCTTTAGCAAGAGCACTTGCATCGGAGCCTAAGTTGCTTCTTTTAGACGAACCTTTTGCGGCCGTTGACGCCAAGCTGCGCAAAGAGTTACGGCAGTGGATCGTGAAGCTTCATGAAGAATTGAAGTTAACAAGTATTTTTGTAACGCACGATCAACAAGAAGCCTTAGAAGTGGCTGACAGAGTGGCTGTCTTTAACCTAGGGAAACTAGAGCAATTGGGGACACCAAGAGAAATTTACCATCGTCCTGCAACACCTTTTGTGGCGAGTTTTGTTGGTGATGTTAATTACTATCGAACGAAAGTAAAAAATGGCAATGCAGATCTTGGTGCCTTACAGATTCGAGCTTACAGGCTGATAGAAGGCAGCGACGTTGAAGTAGTAATCCGCCCAGAAGATGTCCGTATAGAACCTTATCATGAGAAAGCCGATGTGAAAGCACAGGTACGCCAAACAACCTTTCTAGGTGACTTTTTCAAAGTAGAAATGGTCATAGCCGATCAACAAAGCATAATTGCCACAGTTCCAAAAGAACAGGGCTGGGTGATCCAGCCCCAAGATTGGGTGTCGGTAAAAATCATCTCAAGCAAACTCTTTACAAAAGAGCGAACACCAGCCTTAACTTTGCTTCAGAAACGAAAAGACATTGAAGATCTCGGTCAAGCAGCACAAGCATAA
- a CDS encoding sulfate ABC transporter permease, whose amino-acid sequence MKKNRIFAGLLYVWFTLFLIAPVGALVVGTVGYGLDSFWHEITRPEAIHALKLTFIITVIVLCINTLLGLLTAYVMTRQKFWGQNFINGLVDLPFAVSPVIAGLMILLLYGPQGIIGMFFSEMTFSIIFALPGMIIATLFITYPFMVREVMPLLQEMGKSQEEVAYTLGASRWMTFWKVTLPSIKWGVLYGMVLTIARSLGEFGAVLVVSGNIIMATQSATLYVYQAATDFNMAAAFAVSLVLAGTSFVILIFLELLKRKKGVIES is encoded by the coding sequence ATGAAAAAAAACAGAATTTTCGCCGGTCTTTTGTATGTCTGGTTTACCCTTTTTTTAATTGCTCCTGTAGGTGCTTTGGTCGTAGGAACAGTTGGTTATGGGCTCGATAGTTTCTGGCATGAAATAACAAGACCGGAAGCCATTCATGCATTGAAGTTAACTTTTATTATTACCGTAATTGTTCTTTGTATTAATACCCTTTTAGGGCTACTGACGGCCTATGTCATGACAAGACAAAAGTTTTGGGGTCAGAATTTTATTAACGGCTTGGTGGACCTTCCCTTTGCCGTATCTCCAGTCATTGCAGGCTTAATGATCTTATTGCTCTATGGACCACAGGGTATAATTGGAATGTTTTTCAGCGAAATGACCTTTTCCATTATCTTTGCCTTACCGGGTATGATCATTGCTACACTTTTTATTACCTATCCCTTTATGGTGCGCGAAGTAATGCCTTTATTACAAGAAATGGGTAAAAGTCAAGAAGAAGTGGCCTACACACTCGGCGCCTCACGATGGATGACTTTCTGGAAAGTAACTTTACCGTCAATCAAGTGGGGCGTTTTATATGGCATGGTTTTAACAATCGCCCGTTCTTTGGGAGAATTTGGAGCAGTGCTGGTCGTTTCTGGCAATATCATTATGGCCACGCAATCGGCAACACTGTATGTGTACCAGGCCGCTACGGACTTTAATATGGCAGCTGCTTTTGCTGTATCTTTGGTGCTAGCAGGCACTTCTTTTGTGATATTGATTTTTCTTGAATTATTAAAGCGCAAGAAGGGAGTGATAGAGTCATGA
- the cysT gene encoding sulfate ABC transporter permease subunit CysT has product MNRLQTGTNYNLTALALRSILFGYLLLLIVLPLSHIFAEAFREGWAGFWHSINKPDATFTLLFTFFLALFTAIVNAIAGTFAAYVLVRYPVKGKTILNSLVDLPFAIPTAVSGLMLLILYGPQSPIGSWLSERGIDIIYAVPGILLAMIFVTFPFSIRAVQPLLMEMGKDKEEVAHTLGASRWQTFRKITLPSLWPGIASGFSLTFSRALAEFGSIVIVAGNIPLQTQVASVYIYGEVESFNLLGASAVSVVLLFFSFSLLYLQSRWFAGKGRDG; this is encoded by the coding sequence TTGAATCGATTGCAGACTGGAACAAACTACAATTTAACGGCTCTAGCATTGCGTAGCATTCTATTTGGCTACCTTTTACTGTTGATTGTGCTCCCTCTGAGTCATATTTTTGCCGAAGCTTTCCGAGAAGGATGGGCTGGATTCTGGCACTCAATTAATAAGCCCGATGCTACCTTTACGTTGTTGTTTACCTTTTTCTTAGCTCTCTTTACAGCGATTGTTAACGCGATTGCAGGTACTTTTGCCGCCTATGTGCTCGTTCGTTATCCTGTAAAAGGAAAAACAATTCTTAATTCTCTCGTCGATCTCCCTTTTGCCATACCTACAGCTGTCAGTGGTTTAATGCTTTTAATTCTTTATGGTCCACAAAGTCCCATTGGATCTTGGCTTTCCGAACGGGGCATTGACATTATCTATGCTGTTCCGGGCATTCTCCTGGCAATGATTTTTGTCACCTTTCCCTTTTCTATCCGAGCTGTGCAACCCCTTTTAATGGAAATGGGCAAGGATAAAGAAGAAGTGGCTCATACCCTCGGCGCAAGTCGATGGCAAACTTTTCGGAAAATTACGTTGCCTTCGCTCTGGCCGGGTATTGCTTCAGGATTTTCATTAACCTTTTCTCGCGCTTTGGCGGAATTCGGATCGATTGTTATTGTGGCTGGTAACATTCCCTTGCAAACACAAGTCGCTTCCGTGTACATCTACGGAGAAGTAGAAAGCTTTAATCTGCTAGGCGCTTCGGCTGTATCTGTTGTTTTGCTCTTCTTTTCTTTTAGCTTGCTTTATCTTCAAAGCCGCTGGTTTGCTGGAAAAGGTAGGGACGGCTGA
- a CDS encoding sulfate ABC transporter substrate-binding protein — translation MKEKNKSLIKKLIYCVIFFFTLALVATACSIESKNVNRKEKPNEVVLTLSAYSVVKEALEGEVIPAFQKYWLEEKGEQVTIRQSYGPSGAQARAIVGGLRADIAFLALENDMNLIAEKGLITEPWKERNYGGMVTHSLVAIGVRPGNPMGIQDWSDLTQEGIEVIYPSPRTSGGAMWIINAIYGSALIESETATGEPDSQKALQRLQAIQERVRVMDKSARESMTTFEQGLGHLIVTYENELLLRNREEKLYDIVYPKATIRIENPIAIIDKNVDRKGNREVAEAFLDYLWSEEAQQILATYGFRPVHEEVIKARKDQYVEPELLFSIDYLGGWDEVRKNLFGPHGAWTQIIESKGR, via the coding sequence TTGAAAGAAAAAAATAAAAGTTTAATAAAAAAACTAATTTATTGCGTGATCTTTTTTTTTACCCTTGCCTTGGTCGCTACGGCTTGTTCGATAGAAAGTAAAAACGTTAACAGAAAAGAAAAACCGAATGAAGTAGTTCTAACCTTATCAGCCTACTCTGTTGTAAAAGAAGCATTAGAAGGCGAAGTAATTCCTGCTTTTCAAAAATACTGGTTGGAGGAAAAAGGTGAGCAAGTAACCATTCGACAATCCTATGGTCCTTCGGGAGCCCAGGCGCGAGCCATCGTAGGCGGCTTACGAGCCGATATTGCTTTTCTTGCACTGGAAAATGATATGAATTTGATTGCTGAAAAAGGCTTGATCACAGAGCCTTGGAAAGAGAGAAACTATGGCGGCATGGTAACACATTCACTCGTTGCCATTGGCGTACGACCTGGTAATCCCATGGGAATCCAAGATTGGTCTGACTTAACGCAAGAAGGCATTGAAGTCATCTATCCCAGTCCTAGAACGTCTGGTGGCGCCATGTGGATCATTAATGCCATATACGGCTCTGCGCTCATCGAAAGCGAAACAGCAACAGGGGAGCCAGATTCGCAAAAAGCGCTACAACGTCTTCAAGCGATTCAAGAAAGAGTACGTGTTATGGACAAAAGCGCTCGAGAATCGATGACAACGTTTGAACAGGGGCTCGGTCACCTCATCGTCACCTATGAAAATGAACTCTTGCTGCGCAATCGTGAAGAAAAACTGTATGACATCGTCTATCCAAAAGCAACAATTCGAATTGAAAATCCGATTGCAATTATAGATAAAAACGTAGATAGAAAAGGAAACAGAGAAGTTGCCGAAGCATTTTTGGATTATTTATGGAGTGAAGAAGCGCAACAAATCCTTGCTACCTATGGCTTCCGACCGGTACATGAAGAAGTGATAAAGGCAAGAAAAGACCAATATGTAGAACCGGAGTTGCTCTTTTCCATAGACTATCTTGGTGGTTGGGATGAAGTAAGAAAGAATCTTTTTGGACCACATGGCGCTTGGACCCAAATTATTGAAAGCAAGGGGAGGTGA